CCTTAAAACCTTCGAGTGCAAACCCTGCTGCTATATCCACCATATTCAGCTCTGCTATACCTATATTAAAAAAACGCTCTGGGTATACTTTTTTAAACTCTGCAGATTTTGTAGAAGAAGAAAGATCTGCATCAAGCACAACAATTTTTTTATCAATGCCTATTTCTACAAGAGCTTTACCGTATGCATCCCTTGTTGCTTTATATTCCATTTTCCACTCCTAACTCCAAAAGTGCTTTATTTAATTCTTCATCTGTGGGCGGTTTGCCATGGTATTCATACTTATTTTCCATAAAACTTACGCCTTTTCCTTTTACTGTGTGTGCAATTAGTGCAAATGGTTTAGAATTCTTTGTATTTTTAAATTGCTCAAATGCATCAAGCAATTGATTGTAATTGTGACCATCCACTTCGTATGTTAAAAAACCAAACGCTTCGAATTTTTCTTTAACAGGACTTATATTCATAACATCGCTAATCGCTCCATCAATCTGCAAACCATTAAAATCCAAAATAACGCATAGATTGTCTAATTTATAATGACTTGCACACATCAAAGCTTCATAAACAAGGCCTTCTTGCATTTCTCCATCGCCAATTAAGCAATAAACATTTGAGTTGCTTTTTTTAAGCTTAAGCGCAAGCGCCATACCAACTGCCTGGGACAATCCATGTCCCAAAGAGCCAGTAGACGCACATACGCCTTTTAATTTTTTAGAGTCAGGATGACCCTGCAGTG
This sequence is a window from Desulfurella sp.. Protein-coding genes within it:
- a CDS encoding transketolase, which codes for MKTKELEEFSKTLRKAILVSLNAAKSGHSGGSLSSIDILNTLYFGGVLNIDPNNPRNDNQDRFVLSKGHAAPALYVCLAYKGFFDKDLLYTLRKLGSPLQGHPDSKKLKGVCASTGSLGHGLSQAVGMALALKLKKSNSNVYCLIGDGEMQEGLVYEALMCASHYKLDNLCVILDFNGLQIDGAISDVMNISPVKEKFEAFGFLTYEVDGHNYNQLLDAFEQFKNTKNSKPFALIAHTVKGKGVSFMENKYEYHGKPPTDEELNKALLELGVENGI